GATGGTCGCTCACTCGTTCCTTTGTTGTTCGATACACCGACCCCGTGGCCGGATCGCACTATTATCACGGATTCTCAGCGGGTTCTGCATCCTATAAAATGGAAATCCAGCAGCACCATGACTCAGCGTTGGCGCCTGATTAACGGAACTGAACTTTACGACATGGACAACGATGCCAGTCAAAAAACCGATGTTGCAGCAAAGCATCCCAAGGTGGTTAAAAAGCTCCGCGCAGACTACGACGCTTGGTGGACAAGCCTTCAACCAGCTTTCAAGAAATTCTCTACGATTTCTCTGGGTCACCCGGCTGAAAATCCATCTCAGTTGACCGCTCACGATTGGTTGACATCCAATCCTGTTCCCTGGCACCAGAGTGCGATTCGAGGTGGAAAGCTTGGATTTGGACACGCTGGAAAGTGGGCGGTTAAGTTTGTTGAAGCAGGGGACTATAAATTGACACTGCGTCGCTGGCCTAAGGAAACAGGATTAAATTTGGATGCTTCCTTAGCTCCAGGGAAACCCGTTCCCGGATTGACTGCTTTCCGCGAGACCCCTGGAAAAAGTCTGAAGTTCAAAACCGCCACCATTAAAGTGGGCGATGAATTGCGTGAAAGCAGTGCAGGTAAGGGCGAGGGAACTACTTTTAATATGCGCCTCCCGGCCGGTGAGACCTTCATCGAAGCCTGGTTCGATACCACGGATGGCGAACAAGTGGGAGCTTACTACGTAGTCGTCGAGAAGTTGTAAATTTCACTGAATTATATTTCCTGAAAAAACGGCCCAGTGGATTTCCACTGGGCCGTTTGTTTAAATTAGTGAGCTGGAAGGAGCGGAGGAATCGTCCTGGTAAGATTAAGAAGGATTGCTTCTGAGGTGATCGAATCTAAGCCACCTTGGGATTGAGCTTATTCTTTTTCTTCAGCCTCTCCGATAACCTCGATGTCACCGATCTCTACGCTACTGTCGTCCTGCAGGCGTTTTAGGTTAAGGCCTTTGAAGCTTTTACCAAAGTAGTCACCAGCGATCGCATTCATGCCTTTCATGGCATCGTCAAAGTTTTGGCCAATGGCTCGGATACTGTAGCGTGTTGTCCAGAGTAGCTTGGGATCTTTTTGCTTCATCGAAGCAATATCATAAGCCATCAAGATGACAAAATAACGTTCCTCATCCAGCATGCTCTGGAGTTCGTACTTGTCCTGGTTGTTAGTGTAAAAGCCAAAGGCTTCTTCCATGCCCAGGAGTTGGGCTTTATGGCCCATGGATTTTCTATTAGAGTTACTCAGTGTCTGGCTAGTGGTTTGGTTAAACCCTAAATCAGCGACGGCATTCATACCTGCTCCATCGGGCGCAATTCCTTCGAAATCGAAGTCGCCCCCTAATCCCATTTCCTCTTCTGAAGTATACCCCATGAGCTCCATGATTGATTCTTCATATTCTGTTACACCGTAATGGACGACGATGAGCATGTCTCCAGTGCCTTCTCCCTGGTGGGGGTAGAATTTTTGCTTTTGCAAGTGTTGAGCCATGTCGGTGACTATATCCTCGAAGGTGAAGGTTTGCATGCGCTTGTCGTTCATGCCGCCGCGGTAGAATTTACCTTTGGCGACCTGATAGGACATCGGTTTTTCCGTGCCGTCTTTTTCGCGCTCCTTTAGGAAATCTAAATCGGCTTCTGCTTTGATCGCTACTCGATTGGAAGCAGCCTGGGAGGTGCCCATAAAACCAATCATCATAGTGGCTCCAAGGCATATTGGGAGTAATTCTTTAATTTCCATAGGTAGTTTGAGGGGGGCAGGGTTACGTATCTATTTATGAGTTAGGTAGTTCAATCAGTACAAAAAAAATAGCCAACGTAAAGTTGGCTATTTTTTGTTGAATTTAAAATTCCTTTAGAAACGGAATGTGTTGGTCCACATGATCGTTCTAGGAGGTTGGAATCTCGCGCGAGCGGGAGATCCATCCGGCTGGTATCTCAGTATGTATACTTCGTTACTGCTCCAGTTTTGGAGGTTACGAATGTTGATCTGAGTTCTCCAATCGATATTGCCGAACTTCTTGCGGTAGCCCAATGACATGTCATAAGAAACTTCGCTTTCTGTGAAGTATGGGTTAAACGGATCAGGTCTCACTACGCCACCGGTTGGGTTGAGTCCAGAGACACGGTTTGTATCGATTCCGAAATCGCTGAATGGAACAACCTCGATTGGATATCCACCAGAGATGCCATCCTGCCAACGAATGGCACCACCTACTGAGAATCCCTTCAGGAAGCCTTCGCGGAACTGGTAGTTGGTTACCATGTTAAATCTCCACTCACGAACTTCTGGAGTGGGAATACCTTCGAGTCCTTTTTGGAAGAAGTATTCTACCAGACGGTCGCCAACTTGGTCGGTAATGGTTGCGCCATTAACCGCTTCGAGCGGAGCTGACCAATCGAGGTGTCCGAACTCTGCTATGTATGGCAACCAGAGGTCATTCACCAATTCGGTCAAACGAGGAGCGATGTTGGTTTGAACCACTTGTTGTTGAGCCGCATTGAATGAGATTCGCCAGCCGTCTACTGGGTTGAGAATGATTTCTGCCTCAAAACCTTCGGCGTATACATCTTGGGTATCGGTAATGGTTCCAGCCCACTGGACGTTGACGTCACCGTCAGGGAGGTAGCGAACGTTGAACGCGTCATTGAGCAGTGGATCATTAAGATATGGGTCGAACGCGACTCTTCCTTTAGATGCATCTTCTAGATTCGGCCAAGTTGCCGCGATTGCTTCTTCCAATGGAAGTCCGAATTCGGTGTCGAGCCCGGTTTCTGGATCGATCTCAATTGCATCAGCAACCACGTCAGGTTTGATGGTCCAAGTGCCGTCGGGTTGTTCATCCGCAGTGTCAAAGAGGTCGCGGTTGATACGTCCCCACCACTGGAAGATACGAACCATGTTCCGATTGAAGGTACCAGACTGGTTACTGGTGGCATTCTTCATGTTCGACTCAAACCAATTCAAACGAGCAACAATCTTGTTGTCCATCAGGTAGGCACTGATTCCCCAGTCTTTACTGGTTCCAGTTGGCGAAGCTACTGGTCGGCGGTATTGATCAACCCGCTCGGTTTGGGGAATGAAGTTATCACTCAAGTTGTAGTGGAAGGTGATGTCATCCACTACGTTCTTGAAGGGCAGCCAGTCTTGTGGAACGTAAAGCACTCCACCGTAACCGAAGATAGATTCCTTGGTCAGCGTGAATTGACCATCCTCTGGTAGCCAATTCTCCCTAGAGAGGTCGGAGATTTCATCCGGACCAAGAAGATTCGCTTCTGTGTTCAACCAGTTTTCAACCCGGTCTTCGCGGTAACCCAGGTTAGTAACCAAGATGTTATCAAAGAATTTGGATTGGGTGTTGATAGCTGTAGACTCAACGGTGGTTTCTTGTTTTCGGTAATTCTTAGTTGGAACTTCCAAAGGTCCCCACTCGTGGATCAGGAATTGTTCGTTCCCGTTTCTGCGGTAAACACCGCCATCCTCCGCAACCGCCTCAGGTGTGGCATCAGGACCGAGGTTCCAGGCCACTTTCTCGAAGGTCCGGCCCAGCGTTCCACGTAGGTCGTAGTCAGCGGGATAAAGGGTGAAGTCTGATAGGTCCCAACCATCTGAAGCTGCGTTCAACTGTGGAGGGCCAATATAAACCATGTTGGGCACGTTACGAGCATTGTTGGCACTTTGACGGGCGTTGGCCGGACCAATGTGCAATGCGGGATCTGGATTACCGAAGGAATTATATTGGTAGTTAATCACTGATTCCTTGTGCAGGTAATTGTCAGCCAGGATGGTCAACGTGTGGTTACCCAGGATTTTCCCCAATTGGCCATCAACATGATCTGTGAAGTCGTGTTTGAAGAATCCGGTAAAGCGAACCGCTTCGCGCACGTCATCGTTGGTGCGTCTTCCTGATTTGGTCATAATAACCGGGCGACCAAAGTTCGGATTGGGTTTTGGGTTATAGTTCCCTGACTCGATGTAATTGATATCTTCTGGTAATGGGAGCGCACGATTCGTGTCTAGAGTGATAACCGAGTTACCACCATTAAGCGCCGTGTAACTGTTGCGGAAAATATCCTCAAAGTTGTAGACCAGCTCGAAACCGGCTTTCCCTTCCCACAAGGTCTGCTCGAGAGAGACATTGTAGTTGAAGAACTCGCGGGCATAGAAGTCATTGTCCCATCCGATATTCGCACGGCTGAAATCAAATGTGTCCAGATTGATGAAACCTTGGTCAATCCAACCAGCTCCTTTGATTTCCCCCAAGTTACCGGGGTAGACGCCTTGGGCAGCTCCCTGGAAGCGGCCTCCGTCACGATTGGCCACTTCGTTGAAAAAGTTGGGCACTTCGTTTTTGTTGCTGCGGCGTCTTTGGAATACCGCACCTTGGAGTTGGTCGGTATGGGATATGGTCGCGTCGCGTCCATTGGTTCCATCGAAGATGAATCCATAAGCACCGGCACCCCAGCGGATGTTTCTGTAGGTAAGTGGAGAACCTTGTCCACGTGGCCACCAGAAGCCTTCAGCTGCATACTGGGCTTGTTCTTCTTCACTTAATGAACGGTAACCTCTTCGAGCATTGTTATTCGGTCCTTCTTGGTTCCAGGTCCGACCTTGTCGTCCAGTGAAGACGGAATCGAAGATGGCAGGCGTATCCAGGTAGGTGGATAAGTTTTCCTGTGGAAGTAGAACGTCCGGCGCATTACCGATAATTTCACCGGTTTCGAAGTGAGCGCGCAAAACGGTGCGGCTATCTCCAAATGGTTGGAAGGTCATGGAACCATAAACACGGTCATCATCTTTATAAGTGGGTTTCTGACGGTAGATTTGGCGGTCTTGCAAGAGAGCGACGTGGATTGCCAGTTTATCTTCAATCAGAACGCGGTTCAGTTTGAACGATGTCTGCGTGCTTGGATTGTCGTTAAACAATTTGTGAGATTCACCATTTGAAATACGAACGCGAAGTTCACCAGAGTTCACGAAACGAGCCTTGCTTAGAGCGTTATTCAATAGACCGGCAGGAGAACCTAGGCCAAATAGGAAGGAGTTCGCTCCACGGTTAATATCTACACGCTCAGTATTATAGGTGTTAAATGGAATGTCGGTAACGAAGAAGTTACGGGTTCTATCCGGAGCAGCAATACCACGAATACGGGCAGTGCCATCGGGATCGCGGCGAGCCTGACCGGTGCTGACAGCTCCTGAATCACCTTCGTCAGATCCGGTGAAGTTTCCGAGAATACCGGCGACTTCCGAACTGGTGGTGTATTGAAGAAGCTCTTCGATGTCAGATGCACCGATGTCTTCCATGAATTCAGCTGTGACAACCTGCACGGCAGCGCCGGTGTCTTTCAGGCTTTGTTGAATGCGTCCACCCGCTAAGGTTGTAGACGCATAATAACCTGAGTCACTTCCTTCTTCGATTGAAAATGGATCGAGCTCGTAGGTATTGTCTTCATCGTCATCCTCTTGCGCTTGTACTGCGACTGGGAGAATCGTCAGGCCGAATACCAAAAACAAGTATTCGAGCCGCAAATGGGCCAATGGCCACTTTAGGTACGTAGTTATTCTGTTCATATATTGTCTGCGAAAGTGTAGTTGTCTTGAGAATTTAGAATTCAAATAAACCGGGTAATTATGCAGCCGAGATAAAAAATCAGCTTTCAGGCTTATCTAAGGTAGCGGGGTCACAAACTCATCCATTCAGGTCTGAATCGGTTAGTTCGTAGCTTTAGTATTAGATTTGTAGTTGATTAGTTTAATAGTAAGAATCTCAATCTTTACCGATTCTAATTCGACTCTGTCAACTGTTGTGTTTAGTTTTAAGGACATTAAAGACGGTTTTAATTAAGGAGTTTTTCCTCTTTTGGATGGGTGCAAAATCCGGGGTAATTATTTATGAAATACGGGATCTTTTGATAAATATTTGAGACCTCTATGCTCGTTAGGTCATATAAAATGGCGATTGTTCGCTCTTCGAACAATGATAGGATTTTGATCATTTGGTGCGTTTTTCCTCCTGGTGAAGAGAAAATACAGCAGGAACTATAGGGTATTCCCCTAGTCTAAAGTCATGTCGAATCTTAGGATCGCTAGCTTGATTCGCTCGAATGATAAGCCTAACTTTGTTGAGAATGCTTACACAGGATCAATATCCAATCCGCAAATGGGTCGTTGCTCTGCTAGCCTCGCTTTGCGCGGGTTCGGTACTATCAGCTAAGACCCAAGACGCCGATACACGTCCACCTTACGCTCTGTTTGAAGGAATGGATCTTCAAGTTTCCACTGAAGAGGGAGTTTTTCCGGTCGTAGGATTTACTAAGAAGCAAATCCTGGTTGCTCGGAACGGAAGTCATGACTCCCTTCCCACTAAAAGTAGTATCTCTTATGCACTGCGCAGAAAACTCACGGATAAGTGGGTAAATCTGGAGATTGTGGAAACAGAGCTTTTCTACAGCCAAATGAATTCTGATTTCTCCGCCTATTCCACGGCTTTATCTGAAATTGATCGCGAGCAGGACAGATCTTTAGGCCATTCTTTTGGAGAACGAAGTGACCTGATTGGAGAGGATAATCCATTTGGGCGCGGAGGGACCGCGAGAATATCGGATTTGGATAACAGAACCCATTCGCTTTCTCGTGGGGACGGCTATGAAGGGTTGAGTCATGATCTGGAAGGAAAGCTTCACGATCCACAAGCCTACGTTGATTCGCTAAGAGTGGTATTGGAATTAGACGTTGATGAGAGATTTAAAGGTGTCTATATAGTGCTGATTGCTCGTATTGACTCTCCTGGTGCGGAGCCTGATGCTCGCCCCGTCATTCAAGTGGTGGGTCAGTTGAAGCCTGAGAAAACACGGCGAGTGAAAGTCGTGTTTAAAAACCTGCCTCAAGGCTTCTCTTTGTTAGGCATCGATGCTTATGTGTATAGTCAAGACGGGGAGATTCCTCATGCTTCGTCTGCCGACCTGACCATGTTATCTAGTGAAGAGGCATTCCAGTATTCATTGGGTAAATACAAACAAACGCGTGGCCAAAGTGAGCCGTCCTTGTTTCGTTCGCTTCCCGCTACTGGCATTACCTCATTTATCTCCGAAAAGGAGATTCTCAGGATCAAGGCAGACTTGATTGTGCACCCCGATGGTTCAGCTACCGTAGATTATTTAAGCACGGAAGATGATCCCATTACTCAAAAGCTGGTTGGGGTGTTGGAAGGAGTGCGTTTCTTTCCAGCTATGGAAAATGGTCAACCGACCGAGAGCAAGATATCACTCAGATTGTCTAGCTTGGTGGACTAGCGTACGCAGGTTGAACTTTCTGTAGGAGCGGCTTTACGCCGCGATTGTATGGTAGCGGCTCATAGGTTGTTGGGTCTTGAACCCCTTACGCAGCCGCACATGGAAACTTTTCTTTTACGGATTTAGAATGAATG
This genomic stretch from Opitutia bacterium ISCC 52 harbors:
- a CDS encoding TonB-dependent receptor plug domain-containing protein → MNRITTYLKWPLAHLRLEYLFLVFGLTILPVAVQAQEDDDEDNTYELDPFSIEEGSDSGYYASTTLAGGRIQQSLKDTGAAVQVVTAEFMEDIGASDIEELLQYTTSSEVAGILGNFTGSDEGDSGAVSTGQARRDPDGTARIRGIAAPDRTRNFFVTDIPFNTYNTERVDINRGANSFLFGLGSPAGLLNNALSKARFVNSGELRVRISNGESHKLFNDNPSTQTSFKLNRVLIEDKLAIHVALLQDRQIYRQKPTYKDDDRVYGSMTFQPFGDSRTVLRAHFETGEIIGNAPDVLLPQENLSTYLDTPAIFDSVFTGRQGRTWNQEGPNNNARRGYRSLSEEEQAQYAAEGFWWPRGQGSPLTYRNIRWGAGAYGFIFDGTNGRDATISHTDQLQGAVFQRRRSNKNEVPNFFNEVANRDGGRFQGAAQGVYPGNLGEIKGAGWIDQGFINLDTFDFSRANIGWDNDFYAREFFNYNVSLEQTLWEGKAGFELVYNFEDIFRNSYTALNGGNSVITLDTNRALPLPEDINYIESGNYNPKPNPNFGRPVIMTKSGRRTNDDVREAVRFTGFFKHDFTDHVDGQLGKILGNHTLTILADNYLHKESVINYQYNSFGNPDPALHIGPANARQSANNARNVPNMVYIGPPQLNAASDGWDLSDFTLYPADYDLRGTLGRTFEKVAWNLGPDATPEAVAEDGGVYRRNGNEQFLIHEWGPLEVPTKNYRKQETTVESTAINTQSKFFDNILVTNLGYREDRVENWLNTEANLLGPDEISDLSRENWLPEDGQFTLTKESIFGYGGVLYVPQDWLPFKNVVDDITFHYNLSDNFIPQTERVDQYRRPVASPTGTSKDWGISAYLMDNKIVARLNWFESNMKNATSNQSGTFNRNMVRIFQWWGRINRDLFDTADEQPDGTWTIKPDVVADAIEIDPETGLDTEFGLPLEEAIAATWPNLEDASKGRVAFDPYLNDPLLNDAFNVRYLPDGDVNVQWAGTITDTQDVYAEGFEAEIILNPVDGWRISFNAAQQQVVQTNIAPRLTELVNDLWLPYIAEFGHLDWSAPLEAVNGATITDQVGDRLVEYFFQKGLEGIPTPEVREWRFNMVTNYQFREGFLKGFSVGGAIRWQDGISGGYPIEVVPFSDFGIDTNRVSGLNPTGGVVRPDPFNPYFTESEVSYDMSLGYRKKFGNIDWRTQINIRNLQNWSSNEVYILRYQPDGSPARARFQPPRTIMWTNTFRF